TCCGCTTGCGGATGGTGCTGCACCGACATTGCCGTTTATCGAGCGTCATATCGCACGTGCATTAGCTATTGCAACTAGTGCACCTTTTGGTCCAGTGCATATTAATGTACCGTTCCGTGAACCGTTGCTCATTGATTTTCGTGATGAGCTTCCAGATGTTACGTTTAAGCAAAGTAATATTGGACAGTTAACACCATCAAAGGATACTCAGCTAGAACTTGCATCTATATTACGACAAACGAAAAAAGGATTTGTTATTGTTGGTGAGCTACCGCTAGGAACAGATTTAACTGTTATGTGGGAGTTTGTGCGCCAATTAAAATGGCCAATTATTGTTGAGAGTCTATCAAATATGCGTACTTCCGTACCAAATGATTGTCTACCATATGTGATTACTACATATGATGCAATTATGAAAAATGATGACTTTAAAGCGCTTGTCGAACCTGAAACAGTTCTTCGCCTAGGAGCTCAGCCTGTATCGAAGTTTATTATGCAATTTATTACAAAAACACAGCCACAAGCTTATATTGTTGTTGATGAAGACCCGATGTTCCGTGATTCTACAGGGGTATCAACACATTTCCTACATGCGAGCATTGGCGAATGGCTTGTCCAATTAGATCTTTCTGAAACAGCGCTAGAAGCGGCATACTTAGCGGAATGGCAAGATGCCAATGACATCGCACTTGAATATATTGAGCACTATGCAGAAGGAGCAATTGACGAGGGAGCAATGGTAAGTCGCTTACTTGAATTAATTCCAAATGGAAGTGATGTATTCGTCAGCAGTAGTATGCCAATTCGTGATATCGATACATTTTTAATGACAACATCAAAAGATATTCGTGTTTTTGCAAACCGTGGGGCTAATGGTATTGATGGTGTTGTATCAACTGCGATAGGTTTAAGTCAAGGAAATAACCGTGAAACGTATTTGCTGATTGGAGATTTAGCCTTTTTACATGATGTGAATGGTCTAATTGCTTCACGCTATCAAGCATGTAATATCACAATTATTGTGATGAATAACGATGGCGGTGGTATTTTCTCTTATTTACCACAATCCACTGTAGATGCTCATTATGAGAATCTATTTGGTACACCGACTGCGCTCGAATTTCAAGAAATTGCTCGCATGTATGATATGGACTACATCTGCATCGAGGATATTGCACAATTAGTACCTAAGTTTAATATGGTGAAAAAAGGTCCATTACGATTAATCGAAATTTTTACAGATCGTGAAGAAAACGTTTATGCACATCGCGCTCTTTGGAATCGTATTAATGCAGGGTTAAAAGCATGGCAAAGCTAATAATTCGTGGTCTTGAGACACATGTAGATATTTGGAATGAAGCAGCAGGGCAAACAATTGTTGCCCTGCATGGCTTTACTGGAAGTACCGCTACATGGCGAAATTTGGCGAAGGATCTTCCGCATATGCGTATCGTAGCAATTGATTTAATCGGTCATGGTCAAACAGCTGTGCCGGAACAAGATAGCCGCTTTACAATGGATGAACAATTGCGTGATTTAGAGGAGATTTTTAGTCAATTTCAATTAGAGACATTTACATTGCTTGGCTATTCAATGGGTGGACGTATAGCATTATCCTATACGATAGCTTACCCGCATCGTGTTGAGAAGTTATTGTTAGAAAGTGCTTCTCCTGGTTTGCGAACATCAAAAGAGCGTATTGAGCGTTGTGAGCGTGATGATGCGTTAGCAACGAAAATTACGAATAATGGTGTGCAGTCCTTCGTTCATGCGTGGGAAAATATACCGTTATTCGAGTCGCAAAAACGGTTATCTAATAATGCAAGACAAGCTGTACGATCAGAGCGACTGGCTCAAAGTGAGATGGGCTTGGCTGGCAGTTTACGGGGAATTGGAACTGGCATGCAGCCGTCAAATTGGGGCAATTTAACACAATTAGAATTACCTGTGTTATTAATTACCGGATCGTTAGATGTTAAATTTTGTAATATTGCATTAGAAATGAAAGCGTTATTAAAAAATGGAAAGCATATGACAGTAAATGACGTTGGACATGCAATTCATGTGGAAAATCCAGCTGAATTTGCTACAATAGTAAATGAGTATTTAACGTAATGTTTTTTACGTTAGCGCCTCATCTTAGTTATGAGGCGAATTTTAATTAGGAGGTATTTCAATGACACGTCAATGGACTACATTACATACTTACGAAGATATTAAGTATGAGTTTTATAACGGTATCGCTAAAGTAACGATTAACCGTCCTGAAGTGCGCAATGCATTTAGACCAAAAACAGTCATGGAAATGATTGATGCATTTTCTCGTGCCCGCGATGACAAAAACGTAGGTGTTATCATTTTAACAGGTGAAGGCGAGCAAGCTTTCTGCTCAGGTGGTGACCAAAAGGTACGTGGCCATGGTGGCTATGTAGGAGATGATGAAATTCCACGCTTAAACGTACTTGATTTACAACGTTTAATCCGTGTTATTCCAAAACCAGTAGTAGCGATGGTTGCTGGTTATGCAATCGGTGGAGGACACGTATTACATGTTGTATGTGACCTTACAATCGCAGCAGACAATG
The genomic region above belongs to Lysinibacillus sp. FSL W8-0992 and contains:
- the menB gene encoding 1,4-dihydroxy-2-naphthoyl-CoA synthase, with translation MTRQWTTLHTYEDIKYEFYNGIAKVTINRPEVRNAFRPKTVMEMIDAFSRARDDKNVGVIILTGEGEQAFCSGGDQKVRGHGGYVGDDEIPRLNVLDLQRLIRVIPKPVVAMVAGYAIGGGHVLHVVCDLTIAADNARFGQTGPKVGSFDAGYGSGYLARIIGHKKAREIWYLCRQYDAQQALDMGLVNTVVPYAQLEDETVQWCEEMLQMSPTALRFLKAAMNADTDGLAGLQQMAGDATLLYYTTDEAKEGRDAFKEKRQPDFGQFPRFP
- the menD gene encoding 2-succinyl-5-enolpyruvyl-6-hydroxy-3-cyclohexene-1-carboxylic-acid synthase, translated to MSERKILTDYVYKMVASLVHAGVQHVVVSPGSRSTPLAYAFASTKQLTMYRQVDERAAAFFALGIAKSTAKPVVLLCTSGTAAANYYPAIVEASYARVPLIVITADRPHELREVGAPQAINQTNLYGAHVKWSVDFPLADGAAPTLPFIERHIARALAIATSAPFGPVHINVPFREPLLIDFRDELPDVTFKQSNIGQLTPSKDTQLELASILRQTKKGFVIVGELPLGTDLTVMWEFVRQLKWPIIVESLSNMRTSVPNDCLPYVITTYDAIMKNDDFKALVEPETVLRLGAQPVSKFIMQFITKTQPQAYIVVDEDPMFRDSTGVSTHFLHASIGEWLVQLDLSETALEAAYLAEWQDANDIALEYIEHYAEGAIDEGAMVSRLLELIPNGSDVFVSSSMPIRDIDTFLMTTSKDIRVFANRGANGIDGVVSTAIGLSQGNNRETYLLIGDLAFLHDVNGLIASRYQACNITIIVMNNDGGGIFSYLPQSTVDAHYENLFGTPTALEFQEIARMYDMDYICIEDIAQLVPKFNMVKKGPLRLIEIFTDREENVYAHRALWNRINAGLKAWQS
- the menH gene encoding 2-succinyl-6-hydroxy-2,4-cyclohexadiene-1-carboxylate synthase; translated protein: MAKLIIRGLETHVDIWNEAAGQTIVALHGFTGSTATWRNLAKDLPHMRIVAIDLIGHGQTAVPEQDSRFTMDEQLRDLEEIFSQFQLETFTLLGYSMGGRIALSYTIAYPHRVEKLLLESASPGLRTSKERIERCERDDALATKITNNGVQSFVHAWENIPLFESQKRLSNNARQAVRSERLAQSEMGLAGSLRGIGTGMQPSNWGNLTQLELPVLLITGSLDVKFCNIALEMKALLKNGKHMTVNDVGHAIHVENPAEFATIVNEYLT